The following are from one region of the Zymoseptoria tritici IPO323 chromosome 13, whole genome shotgun sequence genome:
- the MgOPT8 gene encoding oligopeptide transporter (Oligopeptide transporter superfamily protein (Pfam: PF03169) with 13 predicted transmembrane regions.): MANVNEVIDRQIDPMGHINPDVPPLTEKTNVFNVHTDADGNRSSGSERNFDEKAVHNYVGELEKDDFSEEYHIQDPFTPFEDLPDERKVIVTIRALLVGSICGALVNASNVYLGLKTGWTFGASLFGAIIGFAVLKPLGRALPEKFPIFGGDFGPRENNIVQTVATAAGGLSSVFISGIPALYQLGLLETPKEDFSRLITLTIVGAYFGFTMSTPLRKFFIIYVARELKLIFPTPAATAMTIRAMHMAATGENIAKLKMRALGIAFSGALVLRVVSQYATGIIWDWHFFTWIYIWQGYKGNALAAESWGWVLEWTPAFIGAGMLVGPNPAVSFYAGSVLAWGIIGPCLVHYGAAFGRQPYADPELGMEKWAPLTNFNSLGLAASNKETPSPRFWLLWPGVLMMIVVSFVELGLQYKVFVHVSKAIYRGTCAGMNKAMTKMGKPQPGLERRGHQETTNLVEDFAEDSQLVKWWMWAPLLVLVVIMTCVVMAVQFDMPVGMSILSIFLAFFFSLLAVQCAGVTDITPLTAASKASQIVLGGATKGEGWAPRRAQKLNLLGGSLASIGANQASDLVGDFRVGFLLKTSPKQQWLAQGLGTLVACFLAPALFILFAQAYPCILDPEAETCPFSAPSVAAWRAVAVAMTDPTFPVPTSSGIFSIIFSIFGAAMICVRHYAYNGRFEKYKAYHPNMMCIGLAFVLPQTYYGLAMMMGALPAWWWAKKNPKSFDIYGYAIAAGLIAGEGIGGVVNAVFQIAGIAGPDPYGTQIGCPALSC, encoded by the exons ATGGCGAACGTCAACGAAGTGATCGATCGTCAGATCGACCCTATGGGCCACATCAACCCAGAT GTCCCTCCATTGACCGAGAAGACGAATGTCTTCAACGTTCACACGGACGCCGATGGCAACCGGTCCTCCGGATCCGAGCGGAACTTCGATGAGAAGGCCGTCCACAACTACGTGGGCGAGCTCGAGAAGGATGACTTCAGCGAGGAGTACCACATCCAGGATCCCTTCACACCATTCGAGGATCTGCCAGATGAGCGCAAGGTTATTGTCACTATTCGTGCCCTCCTTGTCGGTTCCATCTGTGGTGCCCTGGTCAACGCCTCGAACGTCTACCTCGGTCTCAAGACTGGTTGGACATTCGGTGCCTCTCTTTTCGGAGCTATCATTGGATTCGCTGTTTTGAAGCCTCTTGGCCGTGCTCTCCCAGAGAAGTTTCCAATTTTCGGTGGAG ACTTCGGTCCCCGTGAGAACAACATTGTCCAGACTGTTGCGACCGCTGCCGGTGGTCTGAGCAGTGTGTTCATCTCCGGTATCCCTGCGCTGTACCAGCTTGGTCTCCTCGAGACTCCTAAGGAGGACTTCAGCCGTCTCATCACCCTGACCATCG TCGGGGCTTACTTTGG ATTCACCATGTCCACTCCTCTCCGCAAGTTCTTCATCATCTACGTCGCCCGCGAGTTGAAGTTGATCTTCCCGACGCCTGCCGCGACCGCCATGACCATCCGTGCTATGCACATGGCCGCCACTGGCGAGAACATCGCCAAGCTGAAGATGCGTGCTCTTGGTATTGCTTTCTCCGGCGCTCTCGTCCTTCGTGTTGTCTCCCAGTACGCCACTGGTATCATCTGGGACTGGCACTTCTTCACCTGGATCTACATCTGGCAAGGATATAAGGGCAACGCTCTTGCTGCTGAGTCCTGGGGCTGGGTCCTTGAGTGGACTCCCGCTTTCATCGGTGCCGGAATGCTCGTTGGACCCAACCCGGCCGTGTCCTTCTACGCCGGATCCGTTCTCGCCTGGGGTATCATCGGACCATGCCTCGTTCACTACGGAGCAGCTTTCGGTCGTCAGCCATACGCCGATCCAGAGCTTGGTATGGAGAAGTGGGCACCTCTCACCAACTTCAACTCTCTCGGTCTTGCGGCTTCCAACAAGGAGACTCCAAGCCCTCGTTTCTGGCTTCTGTGGCCTGGTGTTCTGATGATGATTGTCGTCTCCTTTGTTGAGCTTGGTCTCCAGTACAAGGTTTTCGTCCACGTCAGCAAGGCCATCTACCGCGGTACCTGCGCCGGCATGAATAAGGCCATGACCAAGATGGGCAAGCCTCAACCTGGCCTCGAGCGCCGTGGACACCAGGAGACGACCAACCTTGTCGAGGACTTCGCCGAGGACAGCCAGCTCGTCAAATGGTGGATGTGGGCACCTCTCCTCGTTTTGGTCGTTATCATGACGTGCGTCGTCATGGCCGTCCAATTCGATATGCCAGTGGGCATGTCTATCCTGTCCATCTTCctggccttcttcttctctctcctCGCCGTTCAGTGCGCTGGTGTGACTGACATCACTCCCCTTACCGCAGCCTCGAAGGCTTCTCAGATCGTCCTCGGCGGCGCCACCAAGGGAGAAGGCTGGGCTCCTCGTCGTGCTCAGAAGCTCAACTTGCTCGGTGGTTCTTTGGCCTCGATCGGTGCCAACCAGGCCTCCGACTTGGTCGGTGACTTCCGTGTTGGGTTCCTTCTCAAGACCAGCCCCAAGCAGCAGTGGCTGGCTCAAGGTCTCGGAACACTCGTGGCTTGCTTCTTGGCTCCGGCTCTTTTCATCCTTTTCGCTCAGGCCTACCCATGTATCTTGGATCCAGAGGCCGAGACCTGCCCTTTCAGCGCTCCATCGGTCGCTGCTTGGCGTGCGGTCGCTGTCGCCATGACCGACCCAACTTTCCCGGTCCCGACCAGCTCTGGcatcttctccatcatcttTTCTATCTTCGGCGCTGCAATGATCTGTGTGCGTCACTACGCATACAACGGACGcttcgagaagtacaaggcgTACCACCCCAACATGATGTGCATTGGTCTTGCCTTCGTCCTTCCCCAGACCTACTACGGATTGGCCATGATGATGGGTGCTCTTCCGGCCTGGTGGTGGGCCAAGAAGAATCCGAAGAGCTTCGACATTTACGGCTATGCGATTGCAGCAGGGCTCATCGCAGGAGAGGGTATCGGTGGTGTCGTCAATGCTGTGTTCCAGATCGCTGGCATTGCTGGCCCGGATCCATATGGCACCCAGATTGGCTGCCCAGCTTTGTCGTGTTAA
- the MgRho3 gene encoding ras small GTPase (Ras small GTPase), translated as MPALCGGSKTVQRKLVLLGDGACGKTSLLNVFTRGYFPTVYEPTVFENYVHDIFIDNVHVELSLWDTAGQEEFDRLRSLSYDDTHAIMLCFSVDSPDSLENVESKWVGEIAENCPDVRLVLVALKCDLREVGKDDDEGGAEGGVKRECIDYKQGLAVAEKIKALRYLECSAMKNRGVNEAFTEAARVALQVK; from the exons ATGCCGGCGCTTTGTGGTGGTAGCAAGACGGTGCAGCGGAAATTGGTGTTGCT TGGTGACGGAGCCTGCGGCAAGACCTCCCTGCTCAACGTCTTCACGCGCGGATACTTTCCGACTGTATA CGAACCCACCGTCTTCGAAAACTACGTCCACgacatcttcatcgacaaCGTCCACGTCGAACTCTCCCTCTGGGACACGGCGGGCCAAGAAGAATTCGACCGTCTCCGCTCCCTCTCCTACGATGACACGCACGCCATCATGCTGTGTTTCAGCGTCGACTCGCCCGACAGCTTGGAGAACGTGGAGTCCAAGTGGGTGGGCGAAATAGCGGAGAATTGTCCGGATGTGAGACTCGTGTTGGTCGCGCTGAAGTGTGACTTGAGGGAGGTGGGGaaagacgatgacgagggTGGAGCGGAAGGAGGGGTGAAGAGGGAGTGTATTGATTATAAGCAGGGGCTGGCGGTTGCGGAGAAGATTAAGGCGTTGAGGTATCTTG AATGCTCAGCGATGAAGAACCGCGGCGTCAACGAAGCGTTTACAGAAGCCGCGCGCGTGGCACTACAGGTCAAA